Proteins encoded within one genomic window of Bradyrhizobium sp. CB1717:
- a CDS encoding TIGR02186 family protein, with the protein MRMLLALLLVLLLGSAARAERLIVSVSNHRVTVTPNYSGEELVLFGSVEKDATTPAERTAYDLVVTVMGPRADMVTRRKERTFGIWINIDYRQFLQVPTYLALFANRPFDAITSPEIARRQQIGLNNVRLTQRVSGDFADVVPNDAFRSAFIRLRTQRGLYREDPSAVTFLTPTLFRTGIPLPAEVPIGTYEVEIKLFANGALVTKTETAFEIVKVGFEQFVATTARQNGFVYGLATVAMALMTGWMASIVFRKD; encoded by the coding sequence ATGCGCATGCTCCTCGCCTTGCTTCTCGTCCTGCTGCTCGGCTCCGCCGCGCGCGCCGAGCGGCTGATCGTGTCGGTCTCCAATCATCGCGTCACGGTGACGCCGAACTATTCCGGCGAGGAGCTGGTGCTGTTCGGCTCGGTGGAGAAGGACGCCACGACGCCTGCCGAACGCACCGCCTACGATCTCGTGGTCACCGTGATGGGTCCGCGCGCCGACATGGTGACGCGGCGGAAGGAACGCACCTTCGGGATCTGGATCAACATCGACTACCGGCAGTTCCTGCAGGTGCCGACCTATCTGGCGCTGTTCGCCAACCGCCCCTTCGACGCCATCACCTCGCCCGAGATCGCGCGGCGGCAGCAGATCGGCCTCAACAACGTGCGGCTGACCCAGCGGGTCAGCGGCGACTTTGCCGACGTGGTGCCGAACGACGCGTTCCGCTCGGCCTTCATCCGCCTGCGCACCCAGCGCGGGCTCTATCGCGAAGACCCGAGCGCCGTGACGTTCCTGACGCCGACACTGTTCCGCACCGGCATTCCGCTGCCGGCGGAGGTGCCGATCGGCACCTATGAGGTCGAGATCAAGCTGTTCGCGAACGGCGCGCTTGTTACCAAGACCGAGACCGCCTTCGAGATCGTCAAGGTCGGCTTCGAGCAGTTCGTCGCGACGACGGCAAGGCAGAACGGGTTCGTCTACGGCCTCGCCACGGTGGCGATGGCGCTGATGACGGGCTGGATGGCGTCGATTGTGTTTAGAAAAGACTAG
- a CDS encoding DMT family transporter, with the protein MSLATSLPAPRSRFNTLPLAIGLFCLLWSYAFVAGKIGVTHCPPLILLAARFSLAGILILGATLVRGESWSLSWRDVAIFAVLGIANNALYLGLGYTGLQSVSAGLGGLIVSANPVFTAALAALLLGEGMTWRKAAGLLLGVIGVTAIVWHRLSVGTDSAHGIVFTLASLASIVAGTILFKLLAPKGSLWIGNGVQNLAAGIVLTPVALTFADIHAIDFTPSLIGAFAFLVLGGSILAYWLWFHLLKVCGATAASAYHFLMPPLGMLFAYLVLGEHVEARDLLGIIPVALGIYLVTRPAKAAA; encoded by the coding sequence ATGTCCCTCGCCACCTCGCTTCCCGCCCCCCGCAGCCGCTTCAACACGCTGCCGCTCGCCATCGGCCTGTTCTGCCTGCTCTGGAGCTATGCCTTCGTCGCCGGCAAGATCGGCGTCACCCATTGCCCGCCGCTGATCCTGCTTGCCGCGCGCTTCTCGCTCGCCGGCATTTTGATCCTGGGTGCAACGCTCGTCCGCGGGGAGTCCTGGTCGCTATCCTGGCGCGACGTCGCGATCTTCGCGGTGCTCGGCATCGCCAACAACGCGCTCTATCTCGGGCTCGGCTACACCGGGCTGCAATCGGTCTCCGCCGGTCTTGGCGGCCTGATCGTCTCGGCCAATCCGGTATTCACCGCCGCGTTAGCGGCCCTGCTGCTCGGCGAAGGCATGACCTGGCGCAAGGCGGCTGGCCTTCTGCTCGGCGTCATCGGCGTGACGGCGATCGTCTGGCATCGCCTGTCGGTCGGCACCGACTCCGCTCACGGCATCGTCTTCACGCTGGCTTCGCTGGCCTCGATCGTCGCCGGCACGATTTTGTTCAAGCTGCTCGCGCCGAAGGGAAGTCTGTGGATCGGCAACGGCGTGCAGAACCTCGCCGCCGGCATCGTGCTGACGCCGGTCGCGCTGACCTTCGCCGACATCCACGCGATCGACTTCACACCGAGCCTGATCGGCGCCTTCGCGTTTCTCGTGCTCGGCGGCTCGATCCTCGCCTACTGGCTCTGGTTTCATCTCTTGAAAGTGTGCGGCGCCACCGCCGCCAGCGCCTATCACTTCCTGATGCCGCCACTCGGCATGCTGTTCGCGTATCTCGTGCTGGGCGAGCACGTCGAGGCGCGCGACCTGCTCGGGATCATTCCGGTCGCGCTCGGCATTTATCTCGTGACGCGCCCTGCAAAGGCCGCTGCGTAA
- a CDS encoding MBL fold metallo-hydrolase has translation MPISITLIGGPTALIEIDGFRLLTDPTFDAPGAYQLPHVKLEKTIGPAMKADAIGPIDAVLLSHDQHSDNLDNSGRDYLLKAPRALTTEAGAKRLGGHVEGLAPWATAHLKDDDGHSLTITATPARHGPAGIEPLSGDVIGFVVQSSRKDTRPIYISGDTTWFDGVAEVARRFKCGVVLPFAGAAQTRGPFHLTMDTNDTIETARAFPDAMIVPVHTEGWAHFRQNGEDLRKTFDALGFGTRLRLLEPGVPTVIGAP, from the coding sequence ATGCCCATTTCCATCACGTTGATCGGCGGCCCCACCGCACTGATCGAGATCGACGGATTTCGCCTGCTCACCGATCCCACCTTCGATGCGCCCGGCGCCTACCAGCTGCCGCATGTGAAGCTGGAGAAGACGATCGGTCCCGCGATGAAGGCCGATGCGATCGGTCCAATCGATGCCGTGCTGCTCAGCCACGACCAGCATTCGGACAATCTCGACAATTCCGGCCGCGACTATCTGCTGAAAGCGCCGCGCGCATTGACGACGGAAGCCGGCGCAAAGCGTCTCGGCGGCCATGTCGAGGGCCTCGCGCCCTGGGCGACCGCGCATCTGAAGGACGACGATGGTCATTCGCTGACGATCACCGCGACGCCGGCGCGCCATGGCCCCGCCGGTATCGAGCCGCTGTCGGGCGACGTCATCGGCTTCGTGGTGCAGTCGAGCCGCAAAGATACGCGTCCGATCTATATCAGCGGGGACACCACCTGGTTCGACGGCGTTGCTGAAGTGGCGCGCCGCTTCAAATGCGGCGTGGTGCTGCCGTTCGCGGGCGCTGCGCAAACCCGCGGACCGTTCCACCTCACCATGGACACCAATGACACCATCGAAACCGCGCGCGCATTCCCCGATGCGATGATCGTGCCGGTGCACACCGAAGGCTGGGCGCATTTCCGCCAGAACGGCGAGGATCTGCGCAAAACGTTCGATGCGCTCGGCTTCGGGACAAGGTTGCGATTGCTGGAGCCGGGCGTGCCGACGGTGATCGGGGCGCCGTGA
- a CDS encoding LysR family transcriptional regulator, which yields MLDLELLRSFVSVVEAGGFTRAGERVHRTQSTVSQQIKRLEEDVGQVLLHRDGKDVRPTEAGERLLSYARRLLSLAEEARDMLRQPDGEGAIRLGIPEDFAAYRLAKLLGTFSRSHPGLRLDVRADQSKNLARDLERGELDLALYKRAAGEKGAIAVWPERVHWVTSKSHPIDVDAPSVPLIGFPTGCLYRAGAIHALETAGRAWHMAYSSSSLAGIQAAVAAGMGLSILSEMSIQSDHRVLTAKDGFVPINKTEVALMASPSANPATLRLADRLAEFCENVQAKAA from the coding sequence ATGCTCGATCTCGAGCTTCTGCGCAGCTTCGTCTCGGTGGTCGAGGCCGGCGGCTTCACCCGTGCCGGCGAGCGCGTCCACCGCACGCAATCGACCGTGAGCCAGCAGATCAAGCGGCTGGAGGAAGACGTCGGCCAGGTGCTGCTGCACCGCGACGGCAAGGACGTGCGCCCCACTGAAGCCGGCGAGCGGCTATTGTCCTATGCGCGGCGGCTGCTGTCGCTTGCGGAGGAAGCGCGCGACATGCTGCGCCAGCCGGACGGCGAAGGCGCGATCCGGCTCGGTATCCCCGAGGATTTCGCGGCCTATCGGCTGGCGAAACTGCTGGGGACGTTCTCGCGCTCGCATCCCGGCCTGCGCCTCGACGTCCGCGCCGACCAGAGCAAGAACCTCGCCCGCGATCTCGAGCGCGGCGAGCTCGATCTCGCGCTCTACAAGCGCGCGGCCGGCGAGAAGGGCGCGATCGCGGTGTGGCCCGAGCGGGTGCACTGGGTCACCAGCAAGAGCCACCCGATCGACGTCGACGCGCCATCGGTGCCGCTGATCGGCTTTCCGACCGGCTGCCTCTACCGCGCCGGCGCGATCCACGCGCTGGAGACCGCGGGCCGCGCCTGGCACATGGCCTATTCGTCATCGAGTCTCGCCGGCATCCAGGCCGCGGTCGCCGCCGGCATGGGGCTGAGCATCCTGTCGGAGATGTCGATCCAGTCCGACCACCGCGTGCTGACGGCGAAGGACGGCTTTGTGCCGATCAACAAGACGGAAGTGGCGCTGATGGCCTCGCCGAGTGCGAACCCCGCGACGCTGCGGCTGGCGGACCGGCTGGCGGAATTCTGCGAGAATGTGCAGGCAAAGGCGGCGTGA